DNA from Gaiellales bacterium:
CAGCTCGTCGGCCTTCGCCGCCGGCAACGCGCGAAGCAGGACAACGAACTCGTCGCCGCCATGCCGCGCGACCAGATCGTCGCCGCGGACGACGGTGCGCAGGCGTGCCGCCACGTCGGTCAGCACGGTGTCGCCGACCGCATGGCCGTGCGTGTCGTTGACCGCCTTGAAGCCGTCCAGGTCGAGGAACAGCAACGCCGTCATGCCGTCCCCGGCGCCGGCGATCGCGGCCGTCATCGCCTCATACAGCGACCGGCGGTTTGCGAGCTGCGTGAGGCCGTCGTGGTACGCCATCTGCTTCAGCGCCAGCTGGGCGGCGCGGCGCTGCACGTCGAGCTCGTCGCGTTCGACGAAGAGCAGCGACAACCGCAGCAGCACGAGCACCGCGATCAACGCACCGATCAGTGCGAGGGCGCGCACGTCGTTTGCGTTCGTTGCCGCGTCGAACCCGATCGTCGCCGGCGTGGCGAGGAGCGCGGCCGTCAGCAACGCCAGCCGTGGCAGCGTCAACCGCCCGTAGGGCGCCGTGGCCCTCTCGGCGGCCTTTCCGACGGACGGCGAGAGCGCCGCGGCGCCGAGCAGAACGTAGAACGCGAAGTATCCGGCGTTCACCCAGGATGCCGCGGTGAAGCTGGCATCGACACGCATGCGCGCGTAGATCACGTCCGTCACGAGCACGGTTGCGAACGCGGCCGTCGCCCAGCGCACCGACGTGTTCCGCAGGCCGCCTGCGAAGGCGAGCTGGATCACTCCCACCAGGAGCAGGTAGTCCATCGTCGGGTAGACGACGGTGACGGCGGCGGCGAGCGTCGAGCTCTGGTGCGCCTCCGCCGAGGGCGCGATGGCCGCGAACCAGATGATCAGGCCCGCAGCCAGTCCCACGATCGAGGCATCGACCAGGTCGGCGGCACGCGGCCGGCCGCCGCGGACGAGCAGCGCGAGGGCGACGAGCAGCGGCAGGTACGCGAGCAGGTAGAGCAGGTCGGCCGCCGAGGGAAACGGCGCCTCGGTGCCGGTGAACCATCGGTGGGCATTCCAGACGCCGTCGCCGCCGACCCACAGGACGATCCCGAGCAGCAGCATCGTCCATGCGGAGCCGCTTCGATTGCGGCGGTTGCCGAGCCATATGGCGGCGACGCCGCTCACCCCGATCAGCTGGTAGAGCGCGTGGCTCGCGTCCGGCCCGACGGGGACGACGAAGTAGGCGACGCTCAGCGCGGATCCCGCCGCGAGGTATGCGAGCACGGCCGCGTTCCGCGAACCGATGAGGCGCAGTTCAGCCATCACATCGGTATCGCGCCGTGCGGGGGACAAATGGATCCCCCATCCGGGTGATGTCAGGCCCGGCGGCGGGTCAGAGGCCCTTGGCCGCCCAGCCGTACGAGGTATCGGGCTTGAAGCCGTCCGGCTGCCTGCCCTCGACGATCGTGATCACGTCGTGCTCGTGCAGCACGTACTTCCCGAGCTCCGAGTTCGGCGTGCCGTTCACCCACATCTCGACGCCGCCGCAGTAGCCGCCGATGCACTTCGAGTCGAAGCGGACGCCCCAGACGTTGAACACGTCCTGCAGCGGCGGCGCGAAGTGCTTCTCGCCGGCCTCCATGTGGATGATCCCCGTGTCGTCGTGGGTGTGGATCGCGGCCAGCGTCTGGGTGGCGGCATCGATGCCGACCTGCGACGGGATCGGCGTCTCGCGGCCGTCGACATAGAGCGTGATGTGGACGTGGAAGTGCGTCAGGTACTGCATCGTCTCGCTCGATGGGGGAAGCCCCATGGCGGCGATCGCCTGCTGCAGGTTCTCGTAGTTGGGCTGCCAGGTGCCCTGGCTGACCGGGTCGAACTTCGCGGTTGAGTTGCGATCGGCGATCACCGCGGGCGTGCCGCCGCTGCCCCCGCCACCGCTGGACGAATCGCCGCGTGTCAGCACGATCGCCGCCACGATCGCGACCGCCGCCACCACGATCGCTCCGCCGACGACCCATGCCCATGGCGGCACGCCGCCGCCTCCGGCGGCCGACTTGCGGCCCTTGCGCGAGATGCCCTCGCCGGTCCCAAGCCGCCGCGCGCGGTTCTCGTTCGTCCGCTGCTTCTGCCGCTGGCTCACGGCGGGCACTATAGACTCGGCCCCCGATGCCCGAGCGCAGCACGGGTCACCCTGCGGTGCGGTTCTGCCCCTTCTGCGGGCAGCCGCTCGGGAGCTTCTTCGGTGCCCGGATCGAGGGCGGCGCCGCGTGCTGCGACCGCTGCGGGGAATGTTTCAGGGTGCTGGACGTTGAACAGGAAGAGGACATCGATGACGCGCCGGCGTGAGGCGTCCGGGCGTTTTTGTGGAGACTGGAGAGCAATGACTGAGATTCGCGATGTGATCATCATCGGGGGCGGTCCCGCGGGCTACACGGCGGCGCTGTATGCGGCGCGGGCCAACCTGCGCCCGCTCGTCTTCGAGGGGTTCGCGTACGGCGGCCAGCTGATGATCACGAGCGACGTCGAGAACTACCCCGGCTTCGAGGAAGGCATCATGGGCCCGGAGCTGATGGCGACGATGCGCAAACAGGCGGAGCGCTTCGGCGCCGAGCTGGTCGCAGACGACGTCACCCGCGTCGACTTCTCGAACCGGCCCTTCAAGGTCTATGTGGGCGACGAGGAGCATGTCGCGCGCACCGTGATCGTCGCCACCGGCGCCACCGCGCGCCAGATCGGCCTGCCCAGCGAGCGGCACCTGCAGGGCATGGGCGTCAGCTACTGCGCCGTGTGCGATGCCGCGTTCTTCCGCGACAAGCACGTGATCGTGGTCGGCGGTGGCGACAGCGCGATGGAGGAGACAAGCTTCCTGGCGAAGTTCGCCACCGACGTCAAGCTGGTGCACCGGCGCGACGAGTTCCGTGCGTCGAAGATCATGATCGAGTACGCCCGCTCCAAGCCGAACGTGGAGTTCATCACCAGCGCCGTGGTGGAGGAGGTGCTGGGCACCGATGAGCAGAAGGTGACGGGCGTCAGGATCAAGGACACGGTCACCGGTGAGACGCGCGACCTGCCGGCGGACGGGCTGTTCGTCGCGATCGGCCACGATCCGACGACCGGGCTGTTCCGGGGCATCCTCGACATGGACGACGCGGGATACCTGATCACCAGGGACGGATCCACCGCGACCAACATCGAGGGCGTGTTCGCGGCCGGCGATGTCGTCGACCACGTGTACCGCCAGGCGGTCACGGCGGCGGGCATGGGCTGCATGGCGGCGCTCGACGCCGAGCGGTGGCTGGCCCATTCGCAGCCGGTCGAAGCTGCGGCCGCCGCTTCCAACGTGGCCTGAATCCAGCCGGCACCGCGGCCAGTACGCTTCGAATAATGCCTCGCTACTGGATCTGCCCGAACTGCGGCACCCGCGCCATCGACGACGACGGCCGCGACGGCCTGTCCCACCAGCAGGTCGGCTGTGTCAAGTGCGGCTTCGGCTTCCTGTTCGAGCTGCTGGAGGACTTCTACCCGCCGGCGAACGCCGGGTTCGTCGCGTGCGACAACGACACGCGCGTCATCTCGTGCGGCAAGGGCGTCTTCGAGCTGACGGGGTACGGCGAGGGCGACGTGCTCGGCAAGCCGCTGGTCGAGGCGTTCGGGCTGTCGGGCTTCGCGGGCGACGCCAACCCGGTCAGCGTGGTCATGGAATGGGGTGTGCGCAAGCTCGACCAGCCGCTGGTCCTGCGACACAGAAGTGGCCGCCAGAAGGCCGTCCGCGTCGATCTGTTCCCCGCCTACGACGATGACGGCGGCCTGCTCGCGTCGCTTGCTCCGCGCCGCGAGGAGTAGCGCTACCTGCCTTCGAGCTCCCGCTCGACCAGCGCCTGGAACCGCTCCACGACCTCCAGCTGGCGCAGCCGCCGGTCCACCAGCCGGCGCTCGCCGGCCTCGTCCGAGCCGGTGAGCACGCCGAGCGACTCCAGCACCGCGGTGTCGCGCGCGCCCAGCTCGTCGCGCGCCGTCCGCTCGAGCTCGAGCCAGGCAAGACGCATCCGCGCCCCGTCCAGGTCGTCGCGAAGCCGCTCGGCGTGGCGCGACAGCCGCTCCGCATAGAGCTCGATCTCAATCCGCGTCATGGGCGCCATGATGCCGCCGGCACGTGTCACGGGGCAAGGCCCGCAGCGATCCGAATGGGTGCCGTCACACGCGCGACGACGGGCACACGTCCTTCACCGCGCACTCGGCGCACCGCGGCCGCCGCGCCTCGCAGACGCGCCGGCCGTGGAAGATCAGCACGTCCGACACCTGCAGCCAGCGTTGGCGCGGGAACAGCCGCATCAGCGCCCGCTCGACCTTGACCGGGTCGGTGTGCCGCGTCAGGCCGAGCCGGCGCGACACGCGGCCAACGTGCGTGTCGACGGCGATCCCGTCGAGCCGGCCAAACGCGTTCGACGAGACCACCGCCGCGGTCTTGCGGCCGACGCCGTGGAGGGTGACCAGCTCGTCGAGGGTCGCCGGCACCTCGCCCCCGAACCGCTCGACGATGTCCGCGCACCCGGCGCGGATGGCCTTCGCCTTGTTCCGGAAGAACCCGGTCGGGCGGATCATGTCCTCCAGCTCGGCAGGCGGCACGGAGAGATAGTCCTCGGGCGTGCGGCAGCGCGCGAAGAGGGCCGGAGTGACCATGTTGACCCGTGCATCCGTGCACTGCGCGGAGAGGATGGTCGCCACGAGCAGCTCGATCGGGGTCGTGTAGTCGAGCGCGATGTGCGCGTCGGGATGCTCGGCGGCGAGGCGGTCGAGCAGCGCGACCGCACGTTCCGACCGCGCGCTCATGCGGGGAGGGCGGGTCCGGCGCAGAGCAGGTCGAGGGCCGGGCAGTCCACACACCAGGGGCCGGGGCTGGCCTGGAACCGGCCGTCGAGGATCGGGCCGAGCGACGAGCGGATGCCGTCCTCGAGGGCCGCCACGTCGTCCGCCGTGAAGCTGCGCACGGCCACGGCATCCGGGCCGTCGAGGAATGCGTAGGCAACCTCGACGCTGGGTGCGCCGCCGAGCAGCGCGGCCAGCGCATAGATCGCGACCTGGTGGCCGTAGCTGCGCTCGACCAGCTCGTCGGGCGACAGGTCGCGCAGCCGGTTCGTCTTGTAGTCGACCACGAGGGCGGTGCCATCGGCCGACTGGTGGTAGAGGTCGAAGCGGCCGCGGATCAGGACGCCGTCGATCTCGAACGCGAACGGCAGCTCCACCTGCACGCCGTCGAGCGCGCGCACGCGGGCGGCGAGCGCAGACGCCGCCCAGCTCTGCAGCATCCGCTCGATCAGCTGCTCGTTCTCGGCCGTTGCATCGGGATAGCGCTCGCGCCAGCGGTCGTCCTGCCGCTCGAGCAGCAGGTGGACGGCATCGCCGATCTCGACGCCGGCCATGCCAGGCTGGTCGCCGCGCTCGGGCACACGCTCGGGCAGGCGCAGGATGCGCTGCGCGTAGAACCGGTAGCCGCAGCGGTCGTACAGCGCCAAACCGCTGTACGAGATCCGGCGGAGCGGCACGGATGGCGGGGGCGGTGCGGAGACCAGCTCCGGCAGCTCCGGCAGCGGAGACTCGAGCGCCGAGAAGAGGTGCAGCTGGTCGGGCGCATCGTCCGGCTCGGGCTCCGCCTCCGGCACGCCGATCACGCGCACGTCGACCTGCGTGCGGCCGACCTCCACGACGCCGTCGCTGTGCAATCCCACCTCGAGCACGCGGCAGAGGGTCGCGATCGGCGTGTCGTCGTCCGGCTTGCCGAGGCCGCCGCTGACGATCAGATGCTGCTGCGCGCGCGTCATGGCGACGTACTGCCGCCGGCGGCCCTCCTCCAGCTCGGCGCGCCGCTCGTCGTCGGCCAGCTCCTTGTGGCCCAGGCGCTGACGGGTGATGCCGGTGTCCGGGCAGGCCCGCAGGGCGACACGGCCCTGCCGGTCGAGCAGCACGTCGGGCGCGCCCCGGCCGCCCGGCCGGCGCCCGGCGTCGGCGACCACGACCACGGGGAACTCGAGGCCCTTGGCCGAGTGCACGGTCATCAGCACCACCGCGTCGCCGCCCTCGTCCGCGATCGCGGCCTCGCCCTCGCGGGCGGCAAGGTCGGCCTGCTCCTCGCAGAAGCGCACGAATCCCTCGAGATCGGGGCCGCGCAGCTGCTCGTACTCCCGCGCCAGGCGGATCAGCTTGCGGACGTTGGCCAGGCGCCGGTCGCCGTCGGGGCGGGCGAGCAGCGCCAGGTCGAAGTCGTGCTCCGCGACGATCGCCTCGCACAGCCGCTCGAGGCTGTAGCCGGCGAGGCGGTCGACCAGGCGGTCGTAGCGGAGCTTGAAGGCCTGTCCGAGGCGGTTGTCCTGCTCGCTCAGCGCCTGCGGCCAGCGGGCGGGCTCGAAGGCGCCGATGGCGGCGGCGCGCCGGGTGGCGAGCCGGATCAGCGCCAGCCCGTCGTTGGAGAGGCCGACCAGCGGCGACGCCAGCACCCCGAGCAGCGCGCGGTCGTCCGTGCGGTTGATCAGCAGCCGCAGGTACGCGAGCACATCGCTGACCTCCTGCTGGCCGTAATACCCGCGCCCCGTCGCGCGGACGGTGGGCAGGCCGCGCTCGCGCAGCGCATCCTCATAGGTGCCCGCGTCCGTGCCGGCCTCGAACAGCAGGACGACCTCGCCGGGCGAACAGGCGCCCTCGCTCACGAGCGCGGCGACGCGGTCGGCGATTGCCGCCGCCTCCGCCCGCCGCCACGCGACGTCGTCCTCGCGGAGCGCTCGGACGTCGGTGAGGAGCATCTCCACGACCGCGGAGGGTGCGTCGCCCTCGAAGGTGCCGGCGGCCACCAGGTCGCGATACCGGCCGTTGAACTCGCGGCCGTACGCCTCGTTGACCAGGTCGAGCACGTGCGGGCGCGAGCGGTAGTTCTCGTCCAGTGCGATCGCCTCGCCGCCGGCGCGCTCCCGCTGCTCCCGATAGACGCTGACGTCGGCACGCCGGAAGCGGTAGATGCTCTGAAACTCGTCGCCGACCAGGAACAGATCACCGCCGCACACGAGCTCGACCAGCTCGACCTGCAGGCGGTTCGTGTCCTGGAACTCGTCGACCATCACCTCGGCGAACCGGTCGCGGTATCCGGCGGCCACGTCCACTCGGCTTCGCAGCAGGTCGCGCGCGACCAGCTCGAGATCGTTGAAGTCGAGCCGCCCGCGCTGCTCCTTCACGGCCGCGTAGTGGACGTGGAAGACGCCGAGCAGCTGCTCGATCAGGGCAAGGTCGGCGACCGCCCAGCGCTCCTCCTCGTAGTCGGCGTCCCCCTGCGACGGCTCCCGGTGCGGGCGCAGCTCGAGAGGCAGACCGAGTCCGCGCAGGCGGTCGTGCAGCTCCGTCACCATGCGGCGCAGCCGGTCGCGCCCATACCGCGCCAGCAGATCGAGGCGGTCGGCGGCATCCGCGCCGCCGAACTCCTCCACGGCCGACGCGAACGCCTCCGACTGGAGGATCCGCATCTCGGTGTCCGAGGCGACGGCGAAGGAGGGGTCGATCCCGGCCTCCAGCGCATGCGCCCGAAGGACGCGCGCACAGAGGCCGTGGATGGTCGAGATCCACGCCGTCTCGACCGCGGCCGCCGCGTCCACCATGTCAAGCTCGCGCAGCCGCGTGCGGATCCGGCGCTTCAGCTCGTCCGCAGCCCGGTCGGTGAAGGTGATGACGAGCAGGTGGTCGAGCGGGGTGCCCTCCTCCAGGCGCCGGATCACGCGCTCGATCAGCACCGACGTCTTGCCGGTGCCCGCCCCCGCGGACACGAACACGCGCCCGCGGCGCTCGATCGCGGCCGCCTGCCCCTCGTTCCAGGTGCGCGTGGCGCTCACCGCGCCACCCGGCAGATGCCGCCCACCTGGCGGAGGCACCAGTCCGGGCAGCTGCCGCCGATCGGGTCGCGGCGGATGTCGCCACGCCGGATGCGGGCGACGATCTCGTTGGCATAGCCGACGGCGCGGTCGACCTGCGCCCAGAACTCCGCCGGTTCCAGCCGGTCGTTCTTCATCACGCCGTCGAGCTCGCCGTCCACCGCCATGCCGCGCACGCGGCGCTCCCCTCCCAGCGCCCGGTAGAGGCCGGCGACCGGCTCGATGCCGAGCAGGTCGCGCGCCACCAGGATGTAGAGCGGCAGCTGCAGCTTCCGTTCGGCGTCGATCTGCCGGGCCGACCGCGCGCCCTTCCCGAGCTTGTAGTCCCACACCGCCCCGCGCGCCGACATGCCGGGATCGCGGTCGACGCGGTCGATCGTGCCCGAGACCGCGAACCCGTCGAGCCGCAGCCCCGCCTGCAGGTTCGGGGGCGACGTCTTGGTGCCGAACCGCACCTCGTAGTCTCGGGGCACCAGCGGCGACGCGAACACCGCCTCGCTGCGGAGGAAGCCCTCCAGGTCGAGCTCGAGCCGCCGGATCGCCGCCTTGCCCGCCACCCCCGCGGGGACGCGGACGCTTCCCAGCGCGTCGCGGAGGCACTCCCGCATCAGCGGCACCGCCCGCGGCAGCTCCGCCTCCGTCAGGCGCTCCACGCCGAGCTCGCTGGGCATGCGCTGGTGAAAGCGGTGCAGGGTGGTGTGCGCGACCGACCCGGTCTCCTTGGGGCCGAACTCGTAGTCGATCTCACCCGGCTGGAGGAACCGCTCGACGAACCAGGCAGACGAGCATTCCGCGAACTTCTCGAGCTCGGTGACGTTGAAGCGCTCCTGCCGCGCGAGCGCCTCGAGCACGGCCGGGTTTCGCAGCGGCGACGGGCGCCGGTAGGCCGTCCGCGCGCGCTCCAGCTTGCGCGTCCAACCCTCCCGGTCGGCGACCGCGGCCGCCCAGTCGGCTCGGCCGCGCAGCTCGCGGGCGAGCGCGCGCTGGCGCTCGCGGACGGTGGGCGCGTCCGTCAGCTCGTACGTGAGGTCGCCGATCGCCCTGCGGTGCCGCTCGACGCCGTCCTCGCCGACAGCTTGCACGACGTCCTCGAGGAACGGCGAGGGCTCGAGCAGCCTCCCGTCCTCGTCGGCCGCCTGGCGGCACAGGTACAGCCGCGTCCACGGGCGGGTGACGGCCGTGTAGAAGAGGTGCCTGTCGCGCTCGAGCGCGTCCAGACGGCCGAGGCCGAGAGCCGCCGCCTCGTCCGCGTCGAGGAACGGGTTCTCGCGGGGGCCGCCGGGCAGCCCGCCCTCCTCCAGTCCCAGCACGAACACCGCGCGAAAGCGCCGTGTGCGCGCGCGGCGGAGGTCGAGCACCTGCACCCTCCCCTGGCCGCCGCCGGGCATGCGCAGCGTCGTGCGCTCCAGCTCGGCGGCCAGCCCGGCGCGATCGGGCCTCGGCACGTCGCGCGCCGCAAGCTCGGCCAGCTGCTCGAGTGTCCGCAGGACCGCGCGCAGCGCGGCGGCGTGGCCCTCGCCCGCCGCGCTCTGCCGCACGGCCGTGAGGCCGCCCGCGGCGGCGCTCATGCGACGCAGCTGGTCGGCCACCTGGGCAGCCGGATCGCCCGGCTCGGCCAGACGCTCCGGCGCGACGAGCAGGCGCGAGTAGTCGAGCTCCTCGAGCATCCCGCGGACGTCCTCGTTGCGGAGCGCGCCGCGGCCGCGCAGCCGCCCCTCCGCGTAGTCCACCGTCGCGCGCGGAACGCCCGCAAACGGCGAGCGCAAGAAGCGGAACAGCTCGCCACGGTCGGCGCCGAACCAGGCGAACCGGAGCAGCCCGAGCAGCGCCTGTCCGAGCGCCGTCTCGGCGAAGGCGATCGGTGCGTCCACCTCGACCGGCACGCCCATGGCCGCGAACGCGCCCTCGAGGGCCAGCCGCCAGCGCGCCGTGTCGCGCGCGATCACTCCCACCTCCTCCGCCGCCATGCCGCCCCGAATCAGTCCCAGCGCATGGTGGGCGACCTGATCCGCCACACCGCGGACGCCGCACGCCTCGAGCAGCGCGACCGACCCGTCACCGGGTGGCGGGGGCGCGGCATGCGGCTCGAACAGCGACCGTTCGAGGTGCAGGAGCAGCGGCGAGTCGGCGTGCTGCCCGGGCCGCAGCTCGA
Protein-coding regions in this window:
- a CDS encoding PAS domain-containing protein, with protein sequence MPRYWICPNCGTRAIDDDGRDGLSHQQVGCVKCGFGFLFELLEDFYPPANAGFVACDNDTRVISCGKGVFELTGYGEGDVLGKPLVEAFGLSGFAGDANPVSVVMEWGVRKLDQPLVLRHRSGRQKAVRVDLFPAYDDDGGLLASLAPRREE
- the trxB gene encoding thioredoxin-disulfide reductase — its product is MTEIRDVIIIGGGPAGYTAALYAARANLRPLVFEGFAYGGQLMITSDVENYPGFEEGIMGPELMATMRKQAERFGAELVADDVTRVDFSNRPFKVYVGDEEHVARTVIVATGATARQIGLPSERHLQGMGVSYCAVCDAAFFRDKHVIVVGGGDSAMEETSFLAKFATDVKLVHRRDEFRASKIMIEYARSKPNVEFITSAVVEEVLGTDEQKVTGVRIKDTVTGETRDLPADGLFVAIGHDPTTGLFRGILDMDDAGYLITRDGSTATNIEGVFAAGDVVDHVYRQAVTAAGMGCMAALDAERWLAHSQPVEAAAAASNVA
- a CDS encoding PD-(D/E)XK nuclease family protein → MPLTLLLGPANCGKVAMLLDRFAEHVDSGASPTLVVPTRPDVELAERDLLARRPVLLGGSIGTFEDLFERVLERAGEPSGSLSALARRVVLDGVVREAPLEVLAGPARFPGFVDGLARIFDDMASAAPPEELERRLGAFGSEGRRAELVRLHGRYRDRLAQLGIRDRAGGHGHAAGLLESRLDAWDGSPVFAYGFEDMSGVQIAALRALAARAPVIVSLPYQPGRPALAAVRPAVDALTAVPHEVVELRPGQHADSPLLLHLERSLFEPHAAPPPPGDGSVALLEACGVRGVADQVAHHALGLIRGGMAAEEVGVIARDTARWRLALEGAFAAMGVPVEVDAPIAFAETALGQALLGLLRFAWFGADRGELFRFLRSPFAGVPRATVDYAEGRLRGRGALRNEDVRGMLEELDYSRLLVAPERLAEPGDPAAQVADQLRRMSAAAGGLTAVRQSAAGEGHAAALRAVLRTLEQLAELAARDVPRPDRAGLAAELERTTLRMPGGGQGRVQVLDLRRARTRRFRAVFVLGLEEGGLPGGPRENPFLDADEAAALGLGRLDALERDRHLFYTAVTRPWTRLYLCRQAADEDGRLLEPSPFLEDVVQAVGEDGVERHRRAIGDLTYELTDAPTVRERQRALARELRGRADWAAAVADREGWTRKLERARTAYRRPSPLRNPAVLEALARQERFNVTELEKFAECSSAWFVERFLQPGEIDYEFGPKETGSVAHTTLHRFHQRMPSELGVERLTEAELPRAVPLMRECLRDALGSVRVPAGVAGKAAIRRLELDLEGFLRSEAVFASPLVPRDYEVRFGTKTSPPNLQAGLRLDGFAVSGTIDRVDRDPGMSARGAVWDYKLGKGARSARQIDAERKLQLPLYILVARDLLGIEPVAGLYRALGGERRVRGMAVDGELDGVMKNDRLEPAEFWAQVDRAVGYANEIVARIRRGDIRRDPIGGSCPDWCLRQVGGICRVAR
- the nth gene encoding endonuclease III, encoding MSARSERAVALLDRLAAEHPDAHIALDYTTPIELLVATILSAQCTDARVNMVTPALFARCRTPEDYLSVPPAELEDMIRPTGFFRNKAKAIRAGCADIVERFGGEVPATLDELVTLHGVGRKTAAVVSSNAFGRLDGIAVDTHVGRVSRRLGLTRHTDPVKVERALMRLFPRQRWLQVSDVLIFHGRRVCEARRPRCAECAVKDVCPSSRV
- a CDS encoding GGDEF domain-containing protein is translated as MAELRLIGSRNAAVLAYLAAGSALSVAYFVVPVGPDASHALYQLIGVSGVAAIWLGNRRNRSGSAWTMLLLGIVLWVGGDGVWNAHRWFTGTEAPFPSAADLLYLLAYLPLLVALALLVRGGRPRAADLVDASIVGLAAGLIIWFAAIAPSAEAHQSSTLAAAVTVVYPTMDYLLLVGVIQLAFAGGLRNTSVRWATAAFATVLVTDVIYARMRVDASFTAASWVNAGYFAFYVLLGAAALSPSVGKAAERATAPYGRLTLPRLALLTAALLATPATIGFDAATNANDVRALALIGALIAVLVLLRLSLLFVERDELDVQRRAAQLALKQMAYHDGLTQLANRRSLYEAMTAAIAGAGDGMTALLFLDLDGFKAVNDTHGHAVGDTVLTDVAARLRTVVRGDDLVARHGGDEFVVLLRALPAAKADELAERTAARIRESLAAPVETEAGAFPLTASIGTAVHPRDGRTADELIRTADRRMYEAKRHGPHTRVA
- a CDS encoding UvrD-helicase domain-containing protein translates to MSATRTWNEGQAAAIERRGRVFVSAGAGTGKTSVLIERVIRRLEEGTPLDHLLVITFTDRAADELKRRIRTRLRELDMVDAAAAVETAWISTIHGLCARVLRAHALEAGIDPSFAVASDTEMRILQSEAFASAVEEFGGADAADRLDLLARYGRDRLRRMVTELHDRLRGLGLPLELRPHREPSQGDADYEEERWAVADLALIEQLLGVFHVHYAAVKEQRGRLDFNDLELVARDLLRSRVDVAAGYRDRFAEVMVDEFQDTNRLQVELVELVCGGDLFLVGDEFQSIYRFRRADVSVYREQRERAGGEAIALDENYRSRPHVLDLVNEAYGREFNGRYRDLVAAGTFEGDAPSAVVEMLLTDVRALREDDVAWRRAEAAAIADRVAALVSEGACSPGEVVLLFEAGTDAGTYEDALRERGLPTVRATGRGYYGQQEVSDVLAYLRLLINRTDDRALLGVLASPLVGLSNDGLALIRLATRRAAAIGAFEPARWPQALSEQDNRLGQAFKLRYDRLVDRLAGYSLERLCEAIVAEHDFDLALLARPDGDRRLANVRKLIRLAREYEQLRGPDLEGFVRFCEEQADLAAREGEAAIADEGGDAVVLMTVHSAKGLEFPVVVVADAGRRPGGRGAPDVLLDRQGRVALRACPDTGITRQRLGHKELADDERRAELEEGRRRQYVAMTRAQQHLIVSGGLGKPDDDTPIATLCRVLEVGLHSDGVVEVGRTQVDVRVIGVPEAEPEPDDAPDQLHLFSALESPLPELPELVSAPPPPSVPLRRISYSGLALYDRCGYRFYAQRILRLPERVPERGDQPGMAGVEIGDAVHLLLERQDDRWRERYPDATAENEQLIERMLQSWAASALAARVRALDGVQVELPFAFEIDGVLIRGRFDLYHQSADGTALVVDYKTNRLRDLSPDELVERSYGHQVAIYALAALLGGAPSVEVAYAFLDGPDAVAVRSFTADDVAALEDGIRSSLGPILDGRFQASPGPWCVDCPALDLLCAGPALPA